One stretch of Bremerella cremea DNA includes these proteins:
- a CDS encoding FAD-dependent oxidoreductase, which yields METIHTNVLIVGGGATGLWLLDRLRRDGRSALLLESHALGTGQTIAAQGILHSGLKYSLQGLLTASARQAREMPRLWRTCLEGTAQPNLSRTEVRSQSFYLWGTNSASSKLGMLGARLGLQVTPKAVSPHNAPEILRTCPGAIFLVGEQVISCGSFLENLAKTNRQQIVQVAKQNGTRLITDSAGNVTSAVVTSADNRQVEVTADWVVLAAGQGNAALRQSMGRDPKRQQTRPLHMVMVRGGLPEFYGHCVEGATTRVSITSARSEQTDIVWQVGGQLAEEGVTMTRAELIAKAQHELLTTLPGLDLSATQWSTYRVDRAEGVTVTGGRPESYRVEKEGNLLTAWPTKLVLVPQLVDHLADTIAKRTSSVPRISPAIIDWPRPNVAQTPWDRETEWTTLPLPASAAA from the coding sequence ATGGAAACGATTCACACCAATGTTCTGATTGTCGGCGGCGGGGCAACTGGCCTCTGGCTGCTCGATCGTTTGCGCCGCGATGGACGCTCGGCTCTCCTGCTCGAAAGCCACGCCTTGGGAACCGGACAAACGATTGCCGCCCAGGGAATTTTGCATAGCGGGCTAAAATATTCACTTCAAGGACTGCTGACTGCGTCTGCCCGGCAAGCTCGTGAAATGCCCCGGCTGTGGCGTACTTGTCTCGAAGGAACTGCTCAGCCGAATCTTTCCCGAACAGAGGTGCGTTCACAATCGTTCTATCTGTGGGGAACTAATTCCGCTTCTTCCAAATTGGGGATGCTCGGAGCACGGCTGGGATTACAAGTTACCCCCAAGGCGGTCAGCCCACACAACGCTCCAGAAATTCTACGAACCTGTCCAGGGGCCATTTTTCTTGTCGGAGAACAGGTCATTTCGTGCGGTTCTTTTTTGGAGAACCTGGCGAAAACGAATCGACAACAGATCGTACAGGTCGCAAAACAGAATGGAACGCGTCTGATTACCGATAGCGCAGGGAACGTGACCTCGGCTGTGGTGACTTCTGCGGATAATAGGCAGGTAGAAGTCACCGCCGATTGGGTTGTGCTGGCAGCCGGTCAAGGGAACGCTGCTTTGCGTCAGTCGATGGGACGAGATCCCAAGCGACAACAAACGCGACCGCTGCACATGGTGATGGTTCGGGGAGGGTTGCCTGAATTTTATGGCCATTGTGTCGAAGGTGCGACGACACGGGTCTCAATTACCTCGGCCAGATCGGAACAAACGGATATCGTTTGGCAGGTTGGTGGTCAATTGGCTGAGGAAGGCGTGACAATGACCCGTGCAGAGTTGATCGCCAAGGCCCAGCATGAGCTTTTAACGACTTTGCCGGGGCTTGATCTGTCGGCAACGCAGTGGTCGACGTATCGGGTTGATCGTGCTGAAGGGGTAACCGTTACCGGTGGTCGGCCTGAATCCTATCGAGTCGAAAAAGAGGGCAATCTACTGACTGCTTGGCCAACAAAGCTGGTGCTTGTGCCTCAACTGGTCGACCACTTGGCCGATACGATTGCCAAAAGAACTTCGAGCGTGCCTCGTATTTCGCCGGCGATAATCGACTGGCCACGGCCAAACGTCGCGCAAACGCCGTGGGATCGTGAAACGGAGTGGACCACCCTCCCCTTGCCTGCTTCCGCTGCGGCTTGA
- a CDS encoding aldo/keto reductase, translating to MPTRPLGKTGLNVGPIGFGAFKIGRNTKIKYPSAYDLPDEIDVARLLDGLVELGICHFDTAPAYGLSEERVGAWLAQSSASVVVSTKVGELFANGESRYVFDELSVRTSVANSLRLLRRDVLDIVLIHTPADDVRVLTETPVVETLRSLQEAGDIRAIGLSGKTPAAATLALDWADVLMVEFHAEDSSHAKVIQQAAERGLGVLVKKGLAAGHLPAEEAIPFVLGQPGVTSLVVGGLNLEHMADNLKIARRCLATG from the coding sequence ATGCCAACTAGGCCACTTGGGAAAACAGGGCTCAACGTAGGGCCAATCGGATTTGGGGCGTTCAAGATCGGACGCAACACCAAGATCAAGTATCCATCGGCCTACGATCTGCCAGATGAAATTGACGTCGCTCGATTGCTTGATGGACTAGTGGAACTGGGGATTTGCCACTTTGATACCGCTCCGGCCTATGGGCTGAGCGAAGAGCGGGTTGGAGCTTGGCTTGCGCAAAGTTCAGCGTCGGTCGTCGTTTCCACGAAGGTGGGCGAACTCTTTGCCAATGGAGAGTCGCGATACGTCTTCGACGAACTCTCGGTGAGAACGAGCGTTGCCAATAGCTTGCGGCTTCTGCGGCGGGATGTTTTAGACATCGTGTTGATTCACACTCCAGCGGACGATGTACGTGTGCTAACGGAGACGCCGGTTGTCGAGACCTTGCGATCGCTACAAGAAGCTGGGGATATCCGTGCGATTGGTCTTTCAGGTAAGACGCCAGCGGCCGCGACGCTAGCACTCGATTGGGCCGATGTGTTGATGGTCGAGTTCCACGCGGAAGATTCGTCCCATGCTAAGGTGATTCAACAAGCGGCAGAACGAGGGCTTGGGGTGTTGGTCAAAAAAGGACTTGCCGCAGGACATCTTCCGGCAGAGGAAGCGATTCCATTTGTCCTCGGCCAGCCAGGCGTAACGAGCTTGGTAGTGGGAGGGCTAAATCTTGAGCACATGGCCGACAACTTGAAGATTGCCCGTCGCTGTTTAGCAACCGGTTGA
- a CDS encoding formylglycine-generating enzyme family protein, with product MNLGFNKQIVLVAAILIVAIVGTTVYRNIAGQPTASLPVLSLASPEDNLNEVTIPGGIYLIGHESGPRDVRPTRQIELAPFEIEQTEVTNAMFAKFVEATGYITDAERRGESLIFDIPTQQFSQRRGANWKNPTGPGSSIVGKEDHPVVQVSWYDAQAYATWAEKSLPTEFQWEAAARGKRLEQNYPWPKSRNNRSPELANLWEGTFPIRDLAADGYSGTSPVKNYPPSENGLFDLAGNVAEWTACWYAADSYDRIATDNPTGPSTGEKRVTRGGSWLSSDQTGTSEAMVWYRSKLAPEMSNNFTGFRCVRKR from the coding sequence ATGAACCTTGGCTTTAACAAACAGATCGTTCTGGTTGCTGCGATACTGATCGTGGCCATCGTAGGTACGACGGTCTATCGAAACATCGCTGGCCAGCCAACGGCGTCCCTGCCGGTGCTGTCTCTTGCTTCGCCGGAAGACAATCTGAATGAAGTCACCATCCCAGGCGGCATCTATCTGATCGGGCACGAGTCTGGCCCGCGCGACGTTCGTCCGACACGCCAAATCGAACTGGCCCCTTTCGAGATCGAACAAACTGAAGTCACCAATGCCATGTTCGCAAAATTCGTAGAAGCGACCGGCTACATCACCGATGCCGAGCGACGTGGCGAATCGCTTATCTTCGACATTCCAACGCAACAATTTTCTCAGCGACGAGGAGCAAACTGGAAAAACCCCACCGGCCCCGGTTCTTCGATTGTTGGTAAGGAAGATCACCCCGTCGTCCAAGTCAGTTGGTACGACGCCCAGGCTTATGCCACTTGGGCAGAAAAGAGCTTACCAACCGAGTTTCAATGGGAAGCCGCAGCCAGAGGAAAGAGGCTCGAACAAAACTATCCTTGGCCCAAGTCGCGAAACAATCGTAGCCCAGAATTAGCCAATCTCTGGGAAGGGACTTTTCCCATCCGTGACCTTGCCGCTGATGGCTACTCAGGAACGTCTCCCGTAAAAAACTACCCTCCGAGCGAAAATGGCCTGTTTGATCTCGCCGGGAACGTGGCTGAATGGACCGCGTGTTGGTACGCAGCGGATAGTTACGACCGAATCGCTACCGACAATCCCACTGGCCCCAGCACTGGTGAGAAACGAGTGACGCGGGGAGGCAGTTGGCTTAGCTCCGATCAAACGGGAACCAGCGAGGCCATGGTCTGGTACCGCAGTAAACTTGCCCCAGAGATGAGCAACAATTTCACCGGCTTCCGTTGTGTTCGCAAGCGATAG
- a CDS encoding rhomboid family intramembrane serine protease, with product MGLYDREYYREPEGQMSFNMSGQSATMLLVYANVGIFLIDWVFQLELINTFGVHADTLYEPKLWYQFLTYGFLHYTKTVWHILMNMFVLWMFGRFVEDRYGKAEFLKIYFISIVFCGLVWNLVTLAEFNFKVPTTVYEMVGASGAISTIMTLFICLYPKMTLYLGMIFPVPAWVAGVIILLLNLFGQDEQVAYSAHLAGIGLGLAYFFSGINLGRIIPSKISLPKWSLRSRPRLRVHTEEDEYDPYNDSDEEAERILDKVRESGMGSLSETERRKLEAYSRRMRQKLS from the coding sequence ATGGGTCTCTACGATCGGGAATACTACCGCGAACCTGAAGGGCAGATGTCTTTCAACATGTCAGGGCAGTCCGCCACCATGTTGTTGGTGTATGCCAACGTCGGCATATTTTTGATCGACTGGGTCTTTCAACTTGAGCTGATCAATACATTCGGCGTCCATGCCGACACGCTTTACGAGCCCAAGCTCTGGTACCAGTTTCTTACTTACGGCTTTCTCCATTACACCAAGACCGTCTGGCATATTCTGATGAATATGTTCGTCTTGTGGATGTTTGGACGTTTCGTCGAAGACCGCTATGGCAAAGCTGAGTTTTTGAAGATCTACTTCATCAGCATTGTTTTCTGTGGCCTGGTCTGGAACTTGGTGACCTTGGCTGAGTTCAACTTCAAAGTTCCCACCACCGTCTACGAGATGGTCGGGGCGTCGGGGGCAATCTCGACGATCATGACGTTGTTCATTTGCCTTTATCCCAAAATGACGCTCTACCTCGGCATGATCTTTCCGGTGCCGGCTTGGGTGGCAGGGGTAATCATTTTGCTGCTAAACCTGTTTGGCCAAGATGAACAGGTCGCTTACTCGGCTCACTTAGCAGGTATCGGGCTCGGTCTGGCTTACTTTTTCAGCGGCATTAACCTGGGAAGAATCATCCCCAGCAAGATTTCTCTACCGAAATGGTCGCTGCGTTCCCGTCCACGTCTGAGGGTTCATACTGAGGAAGACGAGTACGATCCGTACAACGATTCCGACGAAGAAGCGGAACGTATTTTGGACAAAGTCCGCGAATCGGGCATGGGTTCGCTCAGCGAGACCGAACGACGCAAGCTCGAAGCCTACAGCCGGCGAATGCGGCAGAAATTGAGCTGA
- a CDS encoding MarR family winged helix-turn-helix transcriptional regulator yields the protein MASSEPAMPQDAVELIGMAIEMASCEKTMRAAIAQVVAPFNLSENAFFILILCHQNLRKTLSQSSLAKMVGISPAQLSHLVEQLRQEDWIHPQRDPHDRRRQFWTLTDNGKQRLEEILPQFHDAWQFDQLPVDPRTLVAGLRKLVSILGASLNSRPVASRSVSLSKPHAA from the coding sequence ATGGCAAGTTCCGAGCCAGCGATGCCGCAGGACGCGGTTGAGCTGATAGGCATGGCGATCGAGATGGCATCGTGTGAAAAAACGATGCGGGCCGCGATTGCGCAAGTAGTTGCTCCGTTTAATCTTTCGGAAAACGCCTTTTTTATTCTAATCCTCTGCCATCAGAATCTGCGGAAGACGCTTTCGCAGTCTAGCTTGGCCAAAATGGTAGGGATCTCGCCTGCCCAGCTAAGCCACTTGGTAGAGCAACTGCGGCAAGAAGACTGGATTCATCCGCAGCGCGATCCGCATGATCGGAGACGGCAGTTTTGGACGCTGACCGATAACGGCAAACAGCGCCTGGAAGAGATACTGCCCCAGTTCCACGACGCCTGGCAGTTCGATCAGTTGCCAGTCGATCCGCGGACACTAGTTGCTGGTTTGCGAAAGCTCGTCTCCATCTTAGGGGCATCGCTGAATTCCCGACCGGTCGCCTCCCGATCGGTTTCCCTTTCCAAACCCCACGCCGCCTAA
- a CDS encoding TolC family protein, protein MRNHTVHYRNASFANILVSWTMLVGSLIAGALLAGCRSQAFYRTQADNDAYFLVAEKNSDPRWHLDRTSITPDPRSRMFDPFSPDCPPMPTDDPAAHQFMEVVDGKKAYWGWERNGVTNEVANPNWLAYLPLNEEGTLLLDGDKAVEIARLNSPDYQRALEDLYISALNVSFQRFRFDAQFFGGYETFFTATGPARAGSSSSVLEANTRNIQMEKLFATGGQLVVGLANNIMWEFSGPDTHSVNSLIDFSLVQPLLRNGGRKVVLENLTQQERDLLASVRSMERFNQSFYLDIIAGRGLAPGPGNVGGVPSIGPNGAFNASGYYGLLQRQQTIRNQESNIASLRSSLAQLEAFFESGRIDSFQVELTRQSLFQTQSSLLSSKTTLQNSLDQFKITMGLPPEINVQLERDRFFEQFNLIDPVFTPITNKLNDIQGTVGTSLLEVLPDPEEIDPNKPFRGELVWDENVKQRFENLRALTAQLKAILQLIDEDLYPLVEEDVAYLEEVLPTRVEDLQKIQEKLAGYSEEVPQETVSNGVLSTKRLEDLPPQLRIILGDLKQRFAQHRGILDKIDQEVAVLLEQGPNLTPDQLYTQAKGVVFDPVPDEVQTLIADVLGLSLVQARARTETVSLVPVDINSETALKVARIHRLDWMNAQAAYVDAWRNIQVVANDLLSDLDVVFSGEIGNVGGDNSVKFNSDNGRLRAGLEWDAPLTRLVERNNYRESLIAFQRTRRAYYQYRDRISQGLRSTLRTMDLNRINFELRRAAVQVAISQVERTQLRLQEPAKPNQTNQQFNSSTARDLLNALDSLLSAQNDFLSVGVSYEVLRRGLDVDMGTIQLDDRGIWIDPGPVDGKFWEEQVENMGPQSDLPDFHQEQRALEGIESRTEANPADDPDTPVEILEELPPGQLMQPEGVQPVNPNLEPPN, encoded by the coding sequence ATGAGAAACCATACAGTTCATTATCGGAACGCGTCATTCGCCAACATCCTGGTCTCTTGGACGATGTTGGTCGGTTCGCTCATTGCAGGAGCCCTGCTGGCCGGTTGCCGGTCGCAGGCGTTTTACCGCACGCAAGCAGACAACGATGCTTATTTTCTGGTCGCGGAAAAGAACAGCGATCCACGCTGGCATTTGGATCGCACTTCAATCACTCCGGACCCTCGGTCGCGTATGTTCGATCCGTTTAGCCCCGACTGCCCGCCGATGCCAACCGACGACCCGGCAGCCCATCAGTTTATGGAAGTGGTGGATGGGAAAAAGGCCTACTGGGGCTGGGAACGTAACGGCGTTACCAACGAAGTCGCGAACCCCAACTGGCTGGCCTACTTGCCACTCAACGAAGAAGGAACACTGCTTCTCGATGGTGATAAAGCCGTGGAAATCGCTCGCTTGAACTCGCCTGATTATCAGCGAGCACTCGAGGATTTGTATATCTCAGCGTTGAATGTCAGCTTCCAGCGATTCCGGTTTGATGCGCAGTTCTTTGGGGGTTACGAAACCTTCTTTACGGCAACTGGTCCGGCTCGGGCTGGCTCTTCTTCCAGTGTGTTGGAAGCGAACACCCGTAATATCCAAATGGAAAAGCTGTTCGCCACCGGTGGTCAATTGGTGGTTGGCTTAGCCAATAACATTATGTGGGAATTCTCGGGCCCGGACACACATTCGGTGAACTCGTTGATCGATTTTTCGCTGGTGCAACCGCTTTTGCGGAATGGTGGCCGCAAAGTGGTGTTAGAGAATCTGACCCAGCAAGAGCGTGATCTCTTGGCCAGCGTGCGTTCGATGGAACGCTTCAACCAGTCGTTTTACTTAGACATCATCGCCGGTCGCGGTTTGGCCCCTGGACCAGGCAACGTGGGAGGCGTTCCTTCCATTGGCCCCAACGGTGCGTTCAACGCCAGTGGCTATTACGGGCTATTGCAGCGTCAACAAACCATTCGCAACCAGGAAAGCAATATCGCTTCGTTACGGAGCAGCTTAGCCCAACTGGAAGCGTTCTTTGAATCGGGGCGAATCGACTCGTTCCAGGTGGAATTGACCCGGCAGTCGCTGTTCCAGACGCAAAGCTCGCTCTTGTCGAGTAAAACGACCCTCCAGAACTCGCTTGACCAGTTTAAGATCACGATGGGGCTTCCGCCGGAAATCAATGTCCAGCTAGAGCGAGATCGTTTCTTTGAACAATTCAATCTGATCGACCCGGTGTTTACACCAATCACCAACAAGTTGAACGATATTCAAGGGACCGTTGGTACGTCGCTGCTGGAAGTCCTGCCTGATCCTGAAGAGATCGATCCCAACAAGCCATTCAGAGGCGAACTGGTATGGGACGAGAACGTGAAGCAGCGGTTTGAGAACCTGCGCGCACTGACTGCCCAATTGAAAGCCATCTTGCAGTTGATTGATGAAGACCTGTATCCGTTGGTGGAAGAGGACGTTGCTTACCTAGAAGAGGTTTTGCCTACGCGTGTCGAGGACTTGCAAAAGATCCAGGAGAAGCTGGCCGGCTACAGTGAGGAAGTGCCGCAGGAAACGGTTTCTAACGGCGTGCTCAGCACGAAACGCTTGGAAGATCTGCCGCCGCAGCTGCGTATCATTCTAGGAGACTTGAAGCAGCGATTCGCACAGCATCGAGGCATTTTGGATAAGATTGACCAAGAGGTCGCTGTGCTCTTGGAGCAGGGCCCCAATCTGACGCCTGATCAATTGTATACCCAGGCCAAGGGTGTTGTTTTTGACCCGGTTCCGGATGAAGTGCAAACGTTGATTGCGGATGTTCTAGGCTTGTCTCTTGTTCAAGCGCGTGCCCGAACCGAGACGGTCAGCCTAGTACCGGTCGATATTAATTCCGAGACCGCTTTGAAGGTGGCTCGTATTCATCGCCTTGATTGGATGAACGCCCAAGCGGCCTATGTCGACGCCTGGCGAAATATTCAAGTTGTGGCGAACGATTTGCTTAGCGATCTAGACGTCGTCTTTAGTGGGGAAATTGGCAACGTTGGAGGGGACAATTCGGTTAAATTCAATAGCGACAATGGTCGCCTGCGGGCTGGTTTGGAATGGGATGCTCCTTTGACTCGCTTGGTGGAACGTAACAACTACCGAGAATCGTTAATTGCTTTCCAGCGGACACGACGTGCCTATTACCAATATCGAGATCGAATCAGCCAAGGGCTACGAAGTACGCTTCGTACGATGGACTTGAATCGCATTAACTTCGAGCTACGGCGAGCCGCCGTTCAAGTGGCGATTTCTCAGGTGGAACGGACACAATTGCGACTTCAAGAGCCTGCCAAGCCGAATCAAACCAACCAACAGTTCAATTCCAGTACGGCTCGAGACTTGTTGAATGCCTTAGATAGTTTGTTGTCTGCTCAGAACGATTTCCTCTCGGTGGGCGTGAGCTACGAGGTTCTTCGTCGCGGGCTGGATGTCGATATGGGAACGATTCAATTGGATGATCGGGGGATTTGGATTGATCCAGGTCCCGTCGACGGTAAGTTCTGGGAAGAACAGGTCGAGAATATGGGGCCTCAAAGCGATCTGCCCGACTTCCACCAGGAACAGAGAGCCTTGGAAGGAATTGAATCGCGAACCGAGGCGAACCCTGCCGACGACCCAGATACGCCGGTAGAGATTTTAGAGGAGTTGCCACCTGGGCAACTGATGCAGCCAGAAGGCGTTCAGCCGGTTAATCCCAATTTAGAACCTCCGAACTAA
- a CDS encoding efflux RND transporter periplasmic adaptor subunit, which translates to MASAKFGNPISSTASPAAHRARRMSRRGYFAKVAVAGLALAGAAGYFFISTGKPTVVLNEEMFHLVEVGDFVHDVVEQGEVESARNVDVISQVRGTRESKTFEILWVIEEGKVVQEGDLLVRLDSSALEEEAKLQKLDLSGSLAGLAKAQNTLDAAQIAMTEYVDGLFVQEKQEIEAEITYAQETWKRAQEYFHYSSRLAAKGYVTSLQLEGDEFAVEKAQTELANAKLKLKVLVENTKEKKIKELQSAIGVAQADLESARERNSIEQKRLEFIEEQIENCTLRAPASGQVVYANERGNREASEFIVEPGATVRERQTIIRLPDYSAMQVNVMINESRVSLVDVGMPATITLDAFDKMTLKGKVIKVNEYPEPISRFGPQVKRYASIIEIAEPPKLIKPGLTANVAIHVESLENVVQVPVQCVMPHGDHYYCIVRNGEELEPRQVEVGSNNSRFVVINSGLQANELVSLSPRRMLDMVVMPEIAPGEKPARDLQGGDSTEGPRGPGGPRGEGREGRPGGPGGRGPGPGAPSEGGPGGRPSPGAGPGSPGEQDTATGEERLVDRAARERGPAGDGFAGEPSRFSQKPDSAGPAGSQDDTVRVAEDQPTKPVGGAQ; encoded by the coding sequence ATGGCTAGCGCTAAGTTCGGAAATCCAATTTCATCGACTGCTTCCCCAGCGGCTCATCGCGCGAGGCGAATGTCTCGGCGGGGTTACTTCGCGAAGGTGGCGGTGGCTGGGCTCGCACTGGCAGGTGCGGCTGGCTACTTCTTTATTTCCACGGGAAAGCCAACCGTAGTCCTCAACGAAGAAATGTTTCACTTGGTTGAAGTGGGAGATTTCGTTCACGACGTTGTGGAGCAAGGGGAAGTCGAGAGTGCCCGGAATGTGGATGTGATTTCCCAGGTACGTGGCACCCGCGAGTCGAAGACGTTTGAGATTCTGTGGGTGATCGAAGAGGGAAAGGTCGTCCAAGAAGGGGATCTCCTCGTACGTCTCGATTCCTCGGCACTGGAAGAAGAAGCGAAACTGCAAAAATTAGATCTCAGCGGGTCGTTAGCCGGTTTAGCCAAGGCCCAGAACACATTGGATGCGGCTCAGATTGCGATGACCGAGTATGTCGACGGTCTTTTCGTGCAAGAGAAGCAGGAAATCGAAGCCGAGATTACCTACGCTCAGGAAACTTGGAAGCGGGCACAAGAATACTTCCACTATAGCTCTCGCTTAGCGGCTAAGGGGTACGTGACCTCGTTGCAGCTAGAGGGGGATGAATTTGCCGTCGAGAAGGCACAGACCGAATTGGCCAATGCCAAGCTCAAGCTGAAAGTTCTGGTCGAGAACACCAAAGAAAAGAAAATTAAAGAGCTGCAAAGTGCGATTGGTGTGGCTCAAGCCGACCTCGAATCGGCCAGAGAGCGAAATAGTATCGAGCAAAAGCGGCTTGAGTTCATTGAAGAGCAAATCGAGAACTGTACCCTTCGGGCACCTGCTTCGGGCCAGGTGGTTTACGCCAACGAGCGAGGCAATCGTGAAGCCTCGGAATTTATCGTCGAACCAGGTGCGACGGTGCGAGAACGTCAAACCATTATTCGCCTGCCTGACTACAGCGCGATGCAAGTCAACGTAATGATCAACGAGTCGCGGGTTTCGCTGGTGGATGTTGGTATGCCGGCGACTATCACGCTGGACGCGTTCGACAAAATGACCCTTAAGGGCAAGGTGATTAAGGTTAACGAATACCCCGAACCGATCAGCCGTTTCGGTCCCCAGGTCAAGCGTTACGCCTCGATCATCGAGATTGCAGAACCTCCGAAATTGATTAAGCCGGGACTAACCGCGAATGTGGCGATCCATGTCGAGTCCTTGGAAAATGTTGTCCAGGTGCCCGTGCAATGCGTGATGCCTCATGGAGATCATTATTACTGCATCGTACGTAACGGCGAAGAACTCGAGCCACGCCAAGTCGAAGTCGGCTCGAACAACTCCCGTTTTGTGGTGATCAACAGCGGACTACAGGCAAACGAGTTGGTTTCGTTAAGCCCCCGCCGCATGCTAGATATGGTGGTAATGCCCGAAATCGCTCCGGGCGAGAAGCCTGCACGTGACTTGCAAGGGGGGGATTCCACGGAAGGTCCTAGAGGCCCCGGCGGTCCTAGAGGAGAAGGTCGAGAAGGCCGCCCTGGTGGACCAGGAGGACGTGGGCCAGGCCCAGGTGCCCCGAGTGAAGGTGGCCCTGGTGGGCGCCCTTCGCCTGGCGCAGGACCAGGCAGCCCAGGCGAACAGGATACTGCAACGGGAGAAGAACGCCTCGTTGACCGTGCTGCTCGGGAAAGAGGCCCAGCCGGCGATGGCTTTGCTGGCGAACCGTCTCGCTTCTCCCAGAAACCCGATTCCGCTGGTCCGGCAGGCTCGCAGGATGATACGGTCCGGGTTGCCGAAGACCAGCCTACCAAGCCAGTTGGAGGCGCCCAGTGA
- a CDS encoding ABC transporter ATP-binding protein, translating to MNYATRVVELKKIYHLKGETVHALRGINFDVPEGDYVSIMGTSGSGKSTLLNMLGCLDRPSSGQVVLGGHDTSTLSDDQLSYLRASRIGFVFQSYNLIQQLTVIENIEVPLFYRGNVTAADHRRSRELAKMVGLGDRMGHRPTQLSGGQQQRVAVARSLINNPDYILADEPTGNLDSKTTEEILQLFETLNNEGRTIILVTHEDDVSHHAKRSIRLMDGLIKEDHPVENRRSAMGRGGMDTSALSMT from the coding sequence GTGAATTACGCCACGCGCGTAGTTGAACTCAAGAAGATTTATCACCTCAAAGGGGAAACCGTTCATGCCCTGCGAGGCATTAACTTCGATGTTCCTGAGGGTGACTACGTTTCGATCATGGGAACCTCAGGTTCCGGCAAAAGCACCCTGCTGAATATGCTCGGTTGCCTCGACCGCCCTTCATCAGGCCAGGTGGTCCTGGGTGGTCACGATACCAGTACGCTTAGCGACGATCAGCTTTCCTACTTACGGGCGTCGCGGATTGGCTTTGTGTTCCAGTCCTACAACTTGATCCAGCAGTTGACGGTGATCGAGAACATTGAAGTTCCTCTTTTCTATCGAGGCAACGTTACCGCTGCCGACCATCGCCGCAGCCGCGAGCTGGCCAAGATGGTTGGCCTGGGCGATCGGATGGGGCACCGCCCGACTCAGCTTTCAGGTGGGCAGCAACAGCGTGTGGCGGTTGCGCGAAGTTTGATCAACAACCCTGATTACATCTTGGCTGACGAACCGACTGGCAATCTCGACTCGAAGACCACCGAAGAGATCCTGCAGTTGTTCGAGACCCTCAATAATGAAGGGCGAACGATTATTCTCGTCACGCACGAAGACGATGTTTCGCACCACGCCAAACGTTCGATCCGCTTAATGGACGGGCTGATCAAAGAAGATCATCCGGTGGAGAATCGTCGTTCGGCCATGGGGCGTGGTGGCATGGATACTTCGGCCCTGAGTATGACTTAA